In Deltaproteobacteria bacterium, the genomic window GATTAGCAGGCGAGCCTCGAGAAGCCGGCCGCGTACATTGCCCTTGTCCTTGTCCAGCACTTTTTCCACGATTTTGCGGGCTTCTTCAGGCTTCCCCATGTCCAGGTAAAGTCCGGCCACCGCGTTCTGAATTTCCACATTGTCGGGCTGCAGTTCCATGGCTTTGTTCATCCACTCTAGGGCCTGGTCCCACTTCTTCTGGGAGGCATAGAAGGCTCCCAGGGTCATTTTGGGTCCAGCCTCGTCCGGAGCCATCTGGACTGCCTTCAAGTAGGCTGCTTTTGCAGACTCCAGGTCACCATGGCGCAGGTAAAAGTTGCCCAGCTCGGTCTGCAGACTTGCATTATTCTTGTCAAGGTTGATCGCCTGCTTGATCTCTGTTTCTGCCTCCGCCAGTTTGCCCCGCTGCTCGTAAAAACGGGCAAGCTCCATCCTGGCCGCAGCGTTTTTCGGGCTGGCATCCACAGCCTGTTCCAGGTAGTCCCTGGCCTGCGAAAACTTTTGCTGTCTGCCGGCAATGCGAGCCAGGGCAATGTAGGCCCTGATATTTTTCGGATCCAGCTCAGTTATCTTCTCGAGCACCCTGGAGGCTTCATCTGCTTTGCCATCCT contains:
- a CDS encoding tetratricopeptide repeat protein, which translates into the protein MQLSSDNRRSRYALVAIILLLLACSGNPAEKRAKHMKRGAEYFASQEYDKAIIEYKNAVQADPKFAAAHYQLALAYLKTGHVQEAFAELSKTVELDPENIDAQLKLGQFYLLARKPEEAREKADLVLEKEPQNVDGLFLRMALLLQDGKADEASRVLEKITELDPKNIRAYIALARIAGRQQKFSQARDYLEQAVDASPKNAAARMELARFYEQRGKLAEAETEIKQAINLDKNNASLQTELGNFYLRHGDLESAKAAYLKAVQMAPDEAGPKMTLGAFYASQKKWDQALEWMNKAMELQPDNVEIQNAVAGLYLDMGKPEEARKIVEKVLDKDKGNVRGRLLEARLLI